The proteins below come from a single Leptospiraceae bacterium genomic window:
- a CDS encoding ferredoxin produces the protein MGRIAYVNKDDCTSCNQCADNLPKYFQMDDNDNSETHINGEFINNATIPDEDIKIVQKEMDECPGECIKWKN, from the coding sequence ATGGGAAGAATTGCTTATGTAAACAAGGATGATTGCACATCTTGCAACCAATGTGCTGATAACCTTCCAAAGTATTTTCAAATGGATGATAATGACAACTCTGAAACTCATATTAATGGTGAGTTTATCAACAATGCTACTATTCCAGATGAAGATATTAAAATAGTTCAAAAAGAAATGGATGAATGTCCAGGCGAATGTATTAAATGGAAAAATTAA
- a CDS encoding type II toxin-antitoxin system RelE/ParE family toxin encodes MPDKEFEQRIEFHAQAREELAESAQWYEERKVGLGEEFLDEIENKLERIARKPNSYSTVYEDVRQASLFRFPYII; translated from the coding sequence ATGCCAGACAAAGAATTCGAGCAAAGAATTGAATTTCATGCACAAGCTAGAGAAGAACTAGCAGAATCCGCTCAATGGTATGAAGAAAGAAAAGTAGGATTAGGTGAAGAATTTCTAGACGAAATCGAAAATAAGTTAGAAAGAATTGCCCGTAAGCCTAATTCGTATTCTACCGTATATGAAGACGTTAGACAAGCTTCCTTATTTCGTTTCCCATACATCATCTAG
- a CDS encoding alkaline phosphatase family protein, whose translation MKLGIFLLLILFYCSFVERDNTNDLPNNRKLIILSIDGFPGFYADENSNFKSLTPNLNKLISKSHFSNTVNSTYPTLTYPAHTSMLTGVDPIEHGILYNSPVDPFRKYQGGWMWYDEDIKVKTILDFAKEKSLKTASLYWPVTVGADIDYNLPQYWRTKTEEDEKILKAISTKNLYKELQKDSGHSVLETTGDLEKIETAISLWKLKKPDLFLIYTTDLDSVHHEKGVFGESAAEKLKKIDSLLGKLIKKLDIYDNPNIGLIVVSDHGFKEVKSVCAPNKILISLKAIDPKKSKWKYFFKTLGGIAILIENKEKDSLSVSLDMEDLKNKISLECPFALLDTEDELKQVKSKLNKSARAILHSNANMAFSESLTINETYREMNYYNHGFLPSDPEMKTISVVYPKSNPVKIEDLRDTFDAACNWLMLNCKREKSRKK comes from the coding sequence TTGAAATTAGGCATTTTTTTACTCCTAATTTTGTTTTATTGCAGTTTTGTAGAACGGGATAATACAAATGACTTACCCAACAATCGAAAACTAATAATACTTTCGATTGATGGATTTCCAGGATTTTACGCCGACGAAAACTCTAACTTTAAAAGCCTTACCCCAAATCTGAATAAACTCATTAGTAAATCACATTTTTCCAATACAGTCAATTCAACCTACCCTACACTTACGTATCCAGCACATACTTCTATGTTAACCGGTGTTGACCCAATTGAACACGGAATACTATATAATTCTCCCGTTGATCCATTTCGAAAATACCAAGGCGGATGGATGTGGTATGACGAAGATATAAAAGTAAAAACAATCTTAGACTTTGCAAAAGAAAAAAGTTTAAAAACAGCCTCATTGTATTGGCCTGTAACTGTTGGAGCAGATATTGACTATAACTTACCACAATACTGGAGAACAAAAACAGAAGAAGATGAAAAAATACTAAAAGCTATTTCTACAAAAAATCTTTATAAAGAACTCCAAAAAGATTCTGGGCATAGTGTTCTTGAAACGACAGGCGACTTAGAAAAAATTGAAACAGCGATTTCCCTTTGGAAATTAAAAAAACCAGATCTATTTTTAATTTACACAACCGACTTAGATTCCGTGCATCACGAAAAAGGAGTATTCGGTGAAAGTGCAGCTGAGAAATTAAAAAAAATAGATTCACTTCTAGGAAAGTTAATCAAAAAATTAGATATTTATGACAATCCAAATATCGGTCTCATTGTAGTATCAGATCACGGTTTTAAAGAAGTTAAAAGTGTATGTGCTCCAAATAAAATTTTAATTTCACTTAAAGCCATTGATCCTAAAAAATCAAAATGGAAATATTTTTTTAAAACGTTAGGTGGCATTGCTATTCTTATTGAGAATAAGGAAAAAGACTCATTATCCGTAAGTTTAGATATGGAAGACTTAAAAAATAAAATAAGCCTTGAATGTCCATTTGCATTATTAGACACAGAAGATGAATTAAAACAAGTTAAATCAAAACTAAACAAATCAGCCCGAGCGATATTGCACTCCAATGCAAACATGGCTTTTTCTGAATCTCTAACAATTAATGAAACGTATAGGGAAATGAATTATTACAATCATGGTTTTTTACCAAGTGACCCAGAAATGAAAACAATTAGTGTAGTGTATCCAAAATCAAATCCAGTTAAGATAGAAGATTTGCGTGATACTTTTGATGCAGCTTGTAATTGGCTAATGTTAAATTGTAAAAGGGAGAAGAGTCGCAAAAAATAG
- a CDS encoding chemotaxis protein CheX — MEIRAEFVNPFIEAASLVFKDSLKVELIRGKLKIKESPAPSHEVAIVIGVVGSYKGEVVYSMNFDAAYKMAKQLVPSLDDESIKDEYKDIIGEIGNMTTGNALRIFATSGQFIDITTPNVIETNDSSIKFVKATTLSLNLYSRFGQIEINIAIL; from the coding sequence ATGGAAATTAGAGCGGAATTTGTAAATCCCTTTATAGAAGCGGCTTCTTTAGTTTTTAAAGATTCACTCAAAGTGGAACTCATTAGAGGAAAGCTAAAAATTAAGGAAAGCCCTGCGCCTAGTCACGAAGTAGCTATCGTAATTGGGGTTGTTGGGTCCTATAAAGGAGAGGTTGTTTATAGTATGAACTTTGATGCTGCTTATAAAATGGCAAAACAACTTGTTCCTTCTTTAGATGACGAAAGTATCAAGGATGAATATAAAGACATCATCGGTGAGATTGGCAACATGACTACTGGTAATGCTCTTAGAATTTTTGCTACTAGCGGTCAGTTTATTGATATTACCACACCAAACGTGATCGAGACCAATGACTCTTCTATAAAGTTTGTAAAAGCTACAACTTTGTCTCTCAATCTCTATTCTAGATTTGGACAAATTGAGATAAATATAGCGATTCTTTAA
- a CDS encoding cyclic nucleotide-binding domain-containing protein, producing MSNSRNILLILKSLELFSDTPEDLLRQIMDSLQKEYFSKNENIIQQGDPGTCLYIVYSGKVFVHFGEHKVAEIGESETFGEFSLLNSEPRNASISALTDCELLRLEQTDFYRILATNTQFMRGIVRILIRRLGEQNNELIDTLKKRETELTRLVSEKTFELQQAMSEIQEKKFILEESYQKILRQNVEIEEKNMNITESIRYAHNIQNSILPSESIIHAALPNSFIYFRPKDVVSGDFYWFHESVESGRRKIVIAAIDCTGHGVPGALMSMIGNGLLNDIVKVRKIIDPSLILNELHVGVRTALNQEKTDLRDGMDLALCVIDTFENTIQFAGAMNSLYYIQDNMLHEIKGNKKSIGGTQSEEIRVFSTNTIQLKETTSLYICSDGYFHQFGGESKKKFSTKRFKELLLKIHPFSMSEQKVILQKTMEGWIGTLNQIDDILVIGVKIEF from the coding sequence ATGAGTAATTCTAGAAATATACTTCTTATATTAAAAAGTCTGGAACTGTTTTCTGATACTCCAGAAGATTTGTTGCGGCAAATAATGGATTCACTGCAAAAGGAATATTTTTCCAAGAACGAAAATATTATTCAACAAGGTGATCCCGGTACCTGTTTATACATTGTTTATTCTGGGAAAGTATTTGTTCATTTTGGAGAACATAAAGTCGCGGAGATTGGAGAGTCAGAAACATTTGGAGAGTTTTCTCTATTAAATTCAGAGCCGAGAAATGCTTCCATTAGTGCACTGACGGATTGTGAATTACTTAGGCTTGAACAAACAGATTTTTATAGAATTCTTGCAACAAATACTCAGTTTATGCGGGGAATCGTTCGTATTCTCATCAGAAGGTTAGGGGAGCAAAATAATGAATTGATTGATACTTTGAAAAAAAGGGAAACGGAACTAACAAGATTGGTCTCTGAAAAAACTTTTGAACTGCAACAAGCGATGAGTGAAATTCAGGAAAAAAAGTTTATCCTAGAAGAATCCTATCAAAAAATCCTTAGGCAGAACGTCGAAATTGAAGAGAAAAATATGAATATAACAGAGAGTATCCGCTATGCTCATAATATTCAAAATTCCATTCTTCCAAGTGAGTCTATTATTCACGCTGCACTTCCAAATTCGTTTATATATTTTAGGCCCAAGGATGTAGTGAGTGGAGATTTTTATTGGTTTCATGAATCAGTCGAATCGGGAAGGCGTAAAATCGTTATTGCGGCAATTGATTGTACAGGTCATGGAGTTCCTGGAGCTCTTATGTCTATGATTGGTAATGGATTATTAAATGATATTGTTAAAGTAAGAAAAATAATTGATCCAAGTCTAATCTTAAATGAATTACATGTAGGAGTTCGAACTGCGTTAAATCAGGAGAAAACTGATTTGAGAGATGGAATGGATTTAGCGTTATGCGTTATAGATACTTTTGAGAATACAATACAATTTGCTGGTGCGATGAATTCCCTCTATTATATTCAAGACAATATGTTACATGAAATTAAAGGAAATAAAAAATCTATTGGTGGAACCCAAAGTGAAGAAATACGAGTATTTTCTACAAACACAATTCAATTGAAGGAAACTACTTCTTTATATATTTGTTCCGACGGATATTTTCATCAATTTGGCGGAGAATCGAAGAAAAAATTTTCCACGAAAAGATTTAAAGAGTTACTCCTCAAAATTCATCCATTTTCAATGTCGGAGCAGAAGGTTATCCTTCAAAAAACAATGGAAGGTTGGATTGGCACACTAAATCAAATAGATGATATTTTAGTGATTGGTGTAAAAATAGAATTTTAA
- a CDS encoding helix-turn-helix transcriptional regulator, with the protein MAFVVKFKNNKIIEVMQAVVKTHHIKITVVAKNIPMKLANFLKKEYGNEYKVITIKKATYGDNSLIAKNTKWYKEIKSKITPADSLKIYRQNKGLSQGKLAKLLGVLSSNVSEMERGKRGISKEVAKKLSLILEVPVEKFI; encoded by the coding sequence ATGGCGTTTGTTGTAAAGTTCAAGAATAATAAAATAATAGAGGTTATGCAGGCAGTCGTGAAAACGCACCATATTAAAATTACTGTGGTAGCAAAAAATATTCCCATGAAACTAGCTAATTTTCTGAAAAAAGAATATGGGAACGAATACAAAGTAATCACAATTAAGAAAGCGACTTACGGCGATAATTCTCTTATTGCCAAAAATACAAAATGGTATAAGGAAATTAAAAGCAAGATTACTCCTGCTGATAGCTTAAAAATCTATCGCCAGAATAAAGGTTTATCACAAGGTAAATTGGCTAAACTACTTGGTGTCCTATCATCTAACGTATCGGAAATGGAACGCGGTAAACGAGGAATCAGTAAAGAAGTAGCTAAGAAACTTTCTCTAATACTCGAAGTTCCTGTTGAGAAGTTTATTTAG